A region from the Actinomycetes bacterium genome encodes:
- a CDS encoding Phenylacetic acid catabolic protein, with protein MGTTDVASPFQGMVTGPDEARQLPAEYITAVGKVILSHCRNELAGAELFDEPAIALAGQPNEKYLACRIAMEEYGHHLKFTALARALGLPEQEGARHLSIFDLPMTNWTDFLVIKGLADLAEVVQMEDLLACTYTPLRDLAAALMPEERFHTSFGQSRLRQAVKTEAGRAEVQASIDRIFPGLPAFFGRSKSANNQLFRRWGVKQRTNDEVRADWLERSRAFVEGDLGLRLPEVATTYPAEN; from the coding sequence ATGGGCACGACCGACGTGGCCAGCCCGTTCCAGGGCATGGTCACCGGGCCCGACGAGGCCAGGCAGCTCCCTGCCGAGTACATCACCGCGGTCGGCAAGGTGATCCTCAGCCACTGCCGCAACGAGCTGGCCGGGGCCGAGCTGTTCGACGAGCCCGCCATCGCCCTGGCCGGGCAGCCCAACGAGAAGTACCTGGCTTGCCGCATCGCCATGGAGGAGTACGGCCACCACCTCAAGTTCACCGCCCTGGCCCGGGCCCTGGGCCTGCCCGAGCAGGAGGGGGCCAGGCACCTGTCGATCTTCGACCTGCCCATGACGAACTGGACCGACTTCCTGGTCATCAAGGGGCTGGCCGACCTGGCTGAGGTCGTGCAGATGGAGGACCTGCTGGCCTGCACCTACACCCCGCTGCGGGACCTGGCCGCGGCGCTGATGCCCGAGGAGCGGTTCCACACCAGCTTCGGGCAGTCCCGGCTGCGGCAGGCGGTCAAGACCGAGGCGGGCCGGGCCGAGGTGCAGGCGTCGATCGACCGGATCTTCCCGGGGCTGCCGGCGTTCTTCGGGCGCTCCAAGTCGGCCAACAACCAGCTGTTCCGGCGCTGGGGAGTCAAGCAGCGGACCAACGACGAGGTGCGCGCGGACTGGCTGGAGCGCTCCCGGGCGTTCGTCGAGGGCGACCTCGGGTTGCGGCTGCCCGAGGTCGCGACCACCTACCCGGCCGAGAACTGA
- a CDS encoding SDR family NAD(P)-dependent oxidoreductase, whose protein sequence is MADEVAIVTGGGRGIGAAVARRLGRDGFAVVVADSGAALDGSGTDPEPAARVAGKIGAEGGTARALPVDVTDPSGVEAIAVAAAELGRAAALVHAAGNLADRSLAKLTPQAWRSVLAVHLDAAFACVRAVWPALKESGRGRVVLVGGAAGLVGAVGQANYATAKAGLLGLMRVLALEGARSGVTANLVLPFAYTRMTESIPPATPRLEAYLRDAHRARPEDAAPLLAWLCSPDGGRVTGQVLGIRGGELLVWSQPRPVARLVAEGGWTRETLDSLAEPPLAAHFTPLEDEFDLFGGPPVPVRSLDDTTGTFP, encoded by the coding sequence GTGGCCGACGAGGTCGCGATCGTCACAGGGGGAGGCCGCGGGATCGGGGCGGCCGTGGCCCGGCGGCTCGGGCGTGACGGTTTCGCCGTGGTGGTGGCCGACTCGGGCGCGGCCCTTGACGGCAGCGGCACCGACCCGGAGCCGGCCGCCCGCGTGGCCGGGAAGATCGGCGCGGAGGGCGGCACCGCGCGGGCGCTGCCCGTGGACGTCACCGACCCCTCGGGCGTGGAGGCGATCGCGGTCGCAGCCGCCGAGCTGGGCCGGGCCGCCGCGCTGGTCCACGCGGCCGGCAACCTGGCCGACCGCTCGCTGGCCAAGCTCACGCCCCAGGCGTGGCGCTCGGTGCTTGCGGTGCACCTGGACGCCGCGTTCGCGTGCGTGCGGGCCGTGTGGCCGGCGCTCAAGGAATCGGGCCGGGGCCGCGTGGTGCTGGTCGGCGGGGCGGCCGGCCTGGTGGGCGCGGTCGGCCAGGCCAACTACGCGACGGCCAAGGCCGGGCTGCTCGGCCTCATGCGCGTGCTCGCCCTGGAGGGGGCCAGGTCCGGGGTCACCGCCAACCTCGTGCTGCCGTTCGCCTACACCCGCATGACCGAGTCGATCCCGCCGGCCACGCCCAGGCTCGAGGCCTACCTGCGCGACGCCCACCGCGCCAGGCCCGAGGACGCCGCCCCGCTGCTGGCCTGGCTCTGCTCGCCCGACGGCGGCCGGGTCACCGGGCAGGTGCTCGGCATCCGCGGCGGCGAGCTGCTCGTCTGGTCGCAGCCGCGGCCGGTCGCCCGGCTCGTGGCCGAGGGCGGCTGGACCCGGGAGACGCTCGACAGCCTGGCCGAGCCGCCGCTGGCCGCGCACTTCACCCCGCTCGAGGACGAGTTCGACCTGTTCGGCGGCCCGCCCGTGCCGGTGCGTTCCCTTGACGACACGACCGGTACGTTCCCTTGA
- a CDS encoding cupin domain-containing protein translates to MTEHVDPALLAGGDNSALEHFYAELHAEHLEALWRINAKIMPFEPRPRPKAWLWRFDSLARLAEQAGKLVPIHRGGDRRVLGCMNPGLPGVYGATATLWAAVQYLGPRESAPGHRHSPSALRFVVEGTGAWTTVDGDRCNMAAGDLVLTPSYTWHDHQNESDQPMMWFDGLDLPLAGYLDAVFFELYPVDELQPVLDRHGSARAFGSPGLLPAAAVLPPVAAGQGAAEPPVGTRPAPRSPLLHYPWAATAAALGARRDDPGDPFDDVLLRFTNPRTGGPVLPTIAATVQLLRAGTRTRAHRHVHSTVYQVFRGKGETVIDGVRFSWRRGDILALPPWAVHEHHAPGGDAILFAITDEPVLEALGLERVLPVDGPQAVTGDF, encoded by the coding sequence ATGACCGAGCACGTCGATCCCGCGCTCCTCGCCGGCGGCGACAACAGCGCGCTGGAGCACTTCTACGCCGAGTTGCACGCCGAGCACCTGGAAGCCCTCTGGCGGATCAACGCCAAGATCATGCCGTTCGAGCCCAGGCCGCGGCCCAAGGCGTGGCTGTGGCGCTTCGACAGCCTGGCCCGCCTGGCCGAGCAGGCCGGCAAGCTGGTGCCGATCCACCGGGGTGGGGACCGGCGGGTGCTCGGCTGCATGAACCCGGGCCTGCCCGGCGTCTACGGCGCGACCGCGACGCTCTGGGCGGCGGTGCAGTACCTCGGCCCGCGCGAGTCCGCGCCCGGCCACCGCCACAGCCCCTCGGCGCTGCGGTTCGTGGTCGAGGGCACCGGGGCGTGGACGACCGTGGACGGCGACCGCTGCAACATGGCAGCCGGCGACCTGGTGCTCACCCCCTCCTACACCTGGCACGACCACCAGAACGAGTCCGACCAGCCGATGATGTGGTTCGACGGGCTCGACCTGCCCCTGGCCGGCTACCTGGACGCCGTGTTCTTCGAGCTCTACCCGGTCGACGAGCTGCAGCCGGTCCTCGACCGGCACGGCTCGGCGCGCGCCTTCGGCTCCCCCGGCCTGCTGCCGGCAGCGGCGGTCCTGCCCCCGGTCGCGGCCGGCCAGGGCGCGGCCGAGCCGCCCGTGGGCACCCGGCCGGCGCCCCGCTCGCCGCTGCTCCACTACCCGTGGGCGGCGACCGCGGCCGCGCTCGGCGCGCGCCGGGACGACCCCGGCGACCCCTTCGACGACGTGCTGCTGCGCTTCACCAACCCGCGCACGGGCGGGCCGGTGCTGCCCACCATCGCCGCCACCGTGCAGCTGCTGCGGGCCGGCACCCGCACGCGCGCCCACCGGCACGTCCACTCCACCGTCTACCAGGTGTTCCGTGGCAAGGGCGAGACCGTGATCGACGGGGTGCGGTTCTCCTGGCGGCGAGGCGACATCCTGGCGCTGCCGCCCTGGGCCGTGCACGAGCACCACGCTCCCGGCGGCGACGCGATCCTGTTCGCCATCACCGACGAGCCGGTGCTGGAGGCGCTCGGCCTCGAGCGGGTCCTGCCCGTGGACGGGCCTCAAGCGGTCACAGGCGACTTCTGA